One Bradyrhizobium manausense DNA segment encodes these proteins:
- the psrA gene encoding iron-containing alcohol dehydrogenase PsrA, whose product MAWKYTNPVQIEFGVDSFDKLGSLIGSRTYALVTYGEPVFQQLERRLVETAGAPVLAIRDVAPNPDYRLLARQTARFAELQSQPDLIVALGGGSVIDSAKVFAAAGGDFTRVKDYLETQQGGDRLAATPIIAVPTTAGTGSEVTCWGTVWDEANGKKYSLARPSLYPTHAVIDPRLMLGKPQLLTISTGLDALSHALESLWNLNNNPVSANHAVAAARNILDLLPRLVRDLGNLELRSRMAMAALFAGLAFSNTKTAIAHSLSYPITLRHGVQHGIACSFSLPMILRSVRGVGGLCEDSLKQIFGEDLAKGADDLEDFLGTLGISSNPAAYEIDRQEWRALIADSLEGERGKNFLGSRERLIEASQIVRLPQAMTA is encoded by the coding sequence ATGGCTTGGAAGTACACCAACCCGGTCCAGATTGAATTCGGCGTCGACAGCTTCGACAAGCTTGGGTCGCTGATCGGAAGCCGCACTTACGCGCTCGTCACCTATGGTGAGCCGGTCTTCCAGCAGTTGGAACGCAGATTGGTCGAAACGGCCGGAGCCCCGGTTCTCGCTATCCGCGACGTTGCTCCGAATCCGGACTACCGGCTGCTCGCGCGGCAGACCGCCCGTTTCGCCGAACTCCAAAGCCAACCCGACCTCATCGTGGCTCTCGGCGGGGGCTCCGTCATTGACTCGGCCAAGGTGTTTGCGGCCGCCGGCGGCGATTTTACGCGCGTCAAAGATTATCTGGAGACGCAGCAGGGCGGCGATCGTCTTGCCGCGACGCCGATCATTGCCGTGCCGACCACCGCAGGCACCGGCAGCGAGGTCACCTGCTGGGGTACCGTCTGGGACGAAGCAAACGGCAAGAAGTATTCGCTGGCCCGTCCGTCGCTCTATCCGACCCACGCGGTGATCGATCCGCGCCTGATGCTGGGGAAGCCGCAGCTTCTCACGATCAGCACGGGCCTCGATGCGCTTTCGCACGCGCTGGAAAGCCTCTGGAACCTGAACAACAACCCGGTCTCGGCGAACCACGCCGTGGCCGCCGCCCGCAACATTCTCGATTTGCTGCCGCGACTGGTGCGCGACCTCGGGAACCTGGAGTTGCGCAGCCGCATGGCAATGGCGGCTCTGTTCGCGGGCCTCGCATTCTCCAACACAAAGACGGCGATTGCTCATTCCCTGTCTTATCCGATCACGCTGCGTCACGGCGTACAGCACGGTATTGCCTGCTCGTTTTCGTTGCCGATGATCCTGCGAAGCGTACGCGGCGTCGGCGGGCTTTGCGAGGACAGCCTGAAGCAGATCTTCGGCGAGGACCTCGCAAAGGGCGCCGACGACCTCGAGGATTTCCTGGGTACGCTCGGCATCTCCAGTAATCCAGCCGCCTACGAGATTGATCGACAGGAGTGGCGGGCTCTCATCGCGGATTCGCTTGAAGGCGAGCGCGGCAAGAATTTTCTCGGATCGAGAGAGCGACTGATCGAGGCATCGCAAATCGTGCGGCTGCCGCAGGCGATGACTGCCTGA
- the phnA gene encoding phosphonoacetate hydrolase: protein MTSNGKTISVNGRAYRAPERPTVVICLDGSEPGYVEKAIEAGMAPTFARFMKDGAHVHANSVIPSFTNPNNLSIITGRPPAVHGIAGNYFYDPASGAEVMMNDPRFLRAPTILAGIHDAGYKVAAITAKDKLRTLLANGLDYSTGRAFAFSSEKADKATVEENGIGNVLDFVGLPLPEVYSADLSRFVFAAGVKLVEACRPDLMYLSTTDYIQHKTSPGTKVSNDFYAMIDGYLAQLDALGCNIVATADHGMNDKHLANGEPDVIYLQDLMDLWVGKDSARVILPITDPYVAHHGALGSFATIYTGETSAEGLLTRLRDVDGVELALTRKEACARFELPADRIGDIVVISSRHKVLGTSRNRHDLSGLTEPLRSHGGLTEERVPLIANRKIALPPGHLLRNFDAFDVALNRIQ, encoded by the coding sequence ATGACATCCAACGGAAAAACCATCTCGGTGAACGGTCGCGCCTACCGTGCACCCGAACGGCCCACGGTCGTGATCTGTCTCGACGGATCCGAGCCCGGCTACGTCGAGAAAGCGATTGAAGCCGGCATGGCACCGACGTTTGCGCGGTTCATGAAGGACGGCGCTCATGTCCATGCCAACAGCGTCATCCCCAGCTTCACCAACCCCAACAACCTTTCGATCATCACCGGACGACCGCCGGCAGTCCATGGCATTGCCGGCAACTATTTCTACGACCCGGCCAGCGGGGCCGAAGTGATGATGAACGATCCACGCTTCCTGCGCGCGCCGACGATTCTCGCGGGCATCCATGACGCAGGCTACAAAGTCGCAGCGATCACCGCCAAGGACAAGCTGCGCACGCTGCTGGCCAACGGGCTCGATTACTCGACAGGTCGCGCCTTCGCCTTCTCCTCGGAGAAGGCCGACAAGGCGACGGTCGAGGAAAACGGGATCGGCAACGTCCTTGACTTCGTCGGCCTGCCATTGCCGGAGGTCTATTCCGCCGACCTGTCCCGGTTCGTTTTCGCCGCCGGCGTCAAGCTCGTCGAAGCCTGCCGGCCCGACCTGATGTATCTGTCGACGACGGACTACATCCAGCACAAGACGTCGCCCGGGACGAAGGTTTCCAACGATTTCTACGCGATGATTGACGGTTACCTGGCGCAACTCGACGCGCTCGGCTGCAACATCGTTGCAACAGCCGATCACGGGATGAACGACAAGCATCTTGCCAACGGCGAGCCCGACGTCATCTATCTCCAGGATTTGATGGACCTCTGGGTCGGCAAGGACAGCGCGCGCGTCATCCTTCCGATCACCGATCCCTACGTCGCCCATCACGGCGCGCTCGGCTCGTTCGCGACGATCTACACCGGCGAGACGTCGGCTGAGGGCCTGTTGACGAGGCTTCGTGACGTCGACGGCGTCGAACTCGCTCTGACGCGCAAGGAAGCCTGTGCGCGCTTCGAGCTTCCAGCGGATCGAATCGGCGACATCGTCGTGATCTCGTCGCGGCACAAGGTGCTGGGGACCAGCCGAAATCGCCACGATCTTTCGGGCCTGACCGAGCCGTTGCGGTCTCACGGCGGCCTGACCGAAGAGCGCGTCCCGTTGATCGCCAATCGGAAGATCGCGCTGCCACCGGGGCATCTGCTGCGCAATTTCGACGCGTTCGATGTCGCCCTCAATCGCATCCAGTAA
- a CDS encoding ABC transporter permease, translating into MASSETAPAAGQRAKGLAPFLRSQMRNIAPFLTLIFLSAFFAFASPSFATIDNLGNILTQVSVTGIIAVGLTFVILCAEIDLSIASIANVTGIAVAYFTLQESYVNIPNIPLPGVAAILLALLLCAALGLVNALGLTVIGIPSFIMTLAMMQIAAGISALLVRGQIAYKVPTLISTLGSGSIGGIPWIVIVAAVMLLGGHLVLTYTRFGRYVYMVGGNREAAEYSGLNVKLILGAVMVISAVCSGIGGMLGVAHFGSAQQNEFDTYLLDSIAAVVVGGTSLFGGRGGIGNTIVGLFVLGVLNNGLDHVNIDSFLKILIRGVILLAALIINVYAQRLREKAAD; encoded by the coding sequence ATGGCGAGCAGTGAGACGGCACCAGCGGCGGGCCAGCGCGCAAAGGGCCTTGCGCCCTTCCTGCGCTCGCAGATGCGCAACATCGCGCCGTTCCTGACGCTGATTTTCCTGTCCGCCTTTTTCGCCTTCGCCAGCCCCTCCTTCGCGACGATCGACAATCTCGGCAACATCCTGACGCAGGTGTCGGTGACGGGCATCATCGCCGTCGGCCTCACCTTCGTGATCCTCTGCGCGGAGATCGACCTCTCGATCGCCAGCATCGCCAACGTCACCGGCATCGCGGTCGCCTACTTCACGCTGCAGGAGTCCTACGTCAACATTCCGAACATCCCCCTTCCCGGTGTAGCCGCGATCCTGCTGGCGCTCCTGCTCTGCGCGGCGCTCGGCCTCGTCAACGCGCTGGGGCTGACCGTGATCGGCATCCCCTCCTTCATCATGACGCTCGCCATGATGCAGATCGCCGCCGGCATCTCGGCGCTGCTGGTGCGGGGCCAGATCGCCTACAAGGTGCCGACCCTGATCTCGACGCTCGGCTCCGGCTCGATCGGCGGCATCCCCTGGATCGTCATCGTCGCCGCCGTCATGCTGCTCGGCGGTCACCTGGTGCTGACCTACACGCGCTTCGGCCGTTACGTCTACATGGTCGGAGGAAATCGCGAGGCCGCCGAATATTCCGGCCTCAACGTCAAGCTCATCCTCGGCGCGGTCATGGTGATCTCGGCCGTGTGCTCCGGCATCGGCGGCATGCTCGGCGTCGCCCATTTCGGCAGTGCGCAGCAGAACGAGTTCGACACTTACCTGCTCGACTCCATCGCCGCCGTCGTCGTCGGCGGCACCAGCCTGTTCGGCGGCCGCGGCGGCATCGGCAACACCATCGTCGGCCTGTTCGTGCTCGGCGTCCTCAACAACGGTCTCGACCACGTCAACATCGACAGCTTCCTGAAGATCCTGATCCGCGGCGTGATCCTGCTGGCGGCCCTGATCATCAACGTCTATGCGCAGCGGCTGCGGGAAAAAGCGGCGGACTAA
- a CDS encoding MFS transporter, translating into MSITFSPASVSSAGIQNPEIATSFRRAQWRMLLAAMFCYLFFYTGRQTFGFAIPGIQAEFGVTKEALGWASAALLWCYAIGQAINGNLGDKFGGRRVMSAGAILSFIMNWATSLSTGIVSLAVFWGINGYFQSMGWAPGSRLLSNWWGRHERGTVYGLYTFAAGLASVLSFATSLVVVGYFQLDWRWIFRIPVALLLLGGIAFYLIARERPEDMGFTSPHDEADDGTTGESAVSDDESSFTRYKAVLSTWRLLVAGVAIGFQNAARYGLLVWVPVHFLGNNWAKTGAASAVDPRWISIALPVGMAVGAFSNGWISDKVFGSRRYLAIVLYMVLAAVTALCMYGIPTSEIYLGMAVLFLCGFFTYGPQSSFWALCPDLVGHKRAGTATGVMNFFAYLFAGLGEPMIGHFMDTHNQTSLVFLVVAACAGSSAVVASFIRR; encoded by the coding sequence ATGTCGATCACGTTCAGCCCTGCGAGCGTCAGCTCGGCCGGGATACAAAATCCGGAAATCGCGACCTCGTTCCGACGCGCGCAGTGGCGGATGCTGCTTGCGGCCATGTTCTGCTACCTCTTCTTCTACACCGGTCGGCAGACCTTCGGCTTCGCGATCCCGGGCATTCAGGCCGAGTTTGGCGTCACGAAAGAGGCGCTGGGTTGGGCCAGCGCGGCGCTGCTGTGGTGCTACGCGATCGGGCAGGCCATCAACGGCAATCTCGGCGACAAGTTCGGCGGACGCCGGGTGATGAGTGCCGGGGCGATCCTGTCGTTCATCATGAACTGGGCCACCAGTCTCTCGACTGGCATCGTCAGCCTGGCGGTGTTCTGGGGCATCAACGGCTATTTTCAGTCGATGGGCTGGGCGCCAGGCAGCCGGTTGCTGTCCAATTGGTGGGGGCGTCACGAGCGCGGGACGGTCTACGGGCTCTACACCTTCGCGGCAGGGTTGGCGTCGGTGCTGTCGTTCGCCACGTCGCTGGTGGTCGTCGGCTACTTCCAGCTCGACTGGCGCTGGATTTTCCGCATCCCGGTTGCGTTGCTCCTCCTCGGCGGCATTGCGTTCTATCTGATCGCGCGTGAACGTCCGGAGGATATGGGATTCACATCACCGCATGACGAGGCCGACGATGGCACCACGGGCGAGAGCGCAGTCAGCGACGATGAAAGCTCCTTCACGCGGTACAAGGCGGTGCTGTCGACCTGGAGGCTTCTGGTGGCCGGCGTCGCGATCGGGTTTCAGAATGCTGCCCGCTATGGCTTGCTGGTGTGGGTGCCGGTCCATTTCCTCGGCAACAACTGGGCCAAGACCGGCGCTGCTTCCGCCGTCGATCCTCGCTGGATCAGCATCGCGTTGCCTGTCGGCATGGCCGTCGGCGCATTCAGCAACGGCTGGATTTCGGACAAGGTATTCGGTTCGCGCCGCTACCTCGCCATCGTGCTCTACATGGTGCTGGCCGCAGTCACTGCGCTCTGCATGTACGGGATCCCGACCTCGGAGATATATCTCGGCATGGCCGTGCTGTTCCTGTGCGGCTTCTTCACCTACGGTCCGCAGTCCTCGTTCTGGGCCTTGTGCCCGGATCTGGTCGGACACAAGCGGGCAGGGACGGCGACGGGCGTGATGAATTTCTTCGCTTATCTGTTCGCCGGCCTGGGCGAGCCAATGATCGGCCACTTCATGGACACGCACAATCAGACGTCCCTCGTCTTTCTGGTCGTGGCGGCGTGTGCCGGCTCCAGCGCCGTGGTCGCTTCGTTCATCCGGCGATAA
- the phnY gene encoding phosphonoacetaldehyde dehydrogenase produces the protein MNVQSQPIRHEQMRIAGALVDVDERVEVLNPYTNKVVGTVPAARPEHVRQAFAKANAFKPKLSRYERQQILLRTADILASRKEAFARLITAESGLCWKDSLYEAGRAYDVYSFAGQLAIKDDGETFSCDISPQGRARKIFTTRTPLLGAISAITPFNHPLNMVSHKIAPAIATNNRVVLKPTELTPLTALALADVLYEAGLPPEMLSVVTGNPHSMGDAMITDPDADLVTFTGSVRVGKHIAATAGYKRIVLELGGNDPLIVMEDADLEKAAELAVAGATKNSGQRCTAVKRILCVEAVADDFAALVLKKASTLKCGDPMDPTVDVGTVIHEGAAKEFERRVNAAVEDGAALLHGNKREGALYPPTVVDRIPYTSELVMQETFGPVIPIIRVPNDIESVIRISNSTAFGLSSGVCTNRLDYITRFVSELDVGTVNVWEVPGYRIEMSPFGGIKDSGLGYKEGVQEAMKSFTNVKTYSLPWSS, from the coding sequence GTGAACGTCCAGTCGCAGCCAATCCGTCATGAACAGATGCGTATCGCGGGGGCGCTCGTCGACGTCGACGAGCGGGTCGAGGTTCTAAATCCCTACACCAACAAGGTTGTCGGCACGGTTCCGGCGGCCCGGCCCGAGCATGTTCGCCAGGCCTTTGCTAAGGCGAACGCGTTCAAGCCAAAATTGTCGCGCTACGAGCGCCAGCAGATCCTGCTCAGGACGGCCGATATCCTCGCCAGTCGGAAGGAAGCGTTCGCCCGGCTGATCACCGCTGAATCCGGCCTGTGCTGGAAGGATTCGCTTTACGAGGCCGGCCGCGCCTACGACGTCTATTCCTTTGCGGGTCAGCTCGCGATCAAGGATGACGGCGAGACGTTCTCCTGCGACATCAGCCCGCAGGGCAGGGCGCGCAAGATCTTCACCACACGCACTCCGCTGCTCGGTGCGATCTCGGCCATCACGCCGTTCAATCACCCGCTCAACATGGTCAGCCACAAGATCGCTCCGGCGATCGCAACCAACAACCGGGTCGTGCTCAAGCCGACGGAACTGACGCCGCTGACGGCTCTGGCGCTCGCCGACGTGCTCTACGAGGCGGGGCTGCCGCCCGAGATGCTGTCGGTGGTGACCGGCAATCCGCATTCGATGGGCGATGCGATGATCACCGACCCGGACGCCGATCTCGTGACCTTCACGGGTTCGGTGCGGGTCGGCAAGCACATCGCGGCGACCGCCGGCTACAAGCGGATCGTGCTCGAGCTTGGTGGCAACGATCCCCTCATCGTCATGGAAGATGCCGATCTGGAAAAGGCCGCCGAGTTGGCCGTCGCCGGTGCCACGAAGAATTCCGGCCAGCGTTGCACAGCGGTCAAGCGCATCCTCTGTGTCGAGGCCGTCGCGGACGATTTCGCAGCCCTCGTCCTCAAGAAGGCGAGCACGCTGAAATGCGGCGATCCGATGGATCCGACGGTCGATGTCGGGACGGTCATCCATGAAGGTGCGGCGAAGGAATTCGAGCGCCGAGTGAATGCGGCCGTCGAGGACGGGGCCGCGCTGCTCCACGGCAACAAGCGCGAGGGCGCGCTGTATCCGCCCACGGTCGTGGATCGCATTCCCTATACGAGCGAACTCGTGATGCAGGAGACGTTTGGTCCGGTGATCCCGATCATCCGGGTCCCAAACGATATCGAGAGCGTGATCAGGATCTCCAACTCGACTGCGTTCGGATTGTCGTCCGGCGTCTGCACCAACCGGCTCGACTACATCACGCGCTTCGTGAGCGAGCTCGATGTCGGGACAGTGAACGTCTGGGAAGTGCCTGGTTATCGCATCGAGATGTCTCCGTTCGGCGGCATCAAGGATTCGGGGCTCGGTTACAAGGAAGGCGTTCAGGAAGCGATGAAGAGTTTCACCAACGTCAAGACGTACTCGCTTCCCTGGTCATCCTAG